A single window of Taeniopygia guttata chromosome 1, bTaeGut7.mat, whole genome shotgun sequence DNA harbors:
- the RWDD2B gene encoding RWD domain-containing protein 2B isoform X1, protein MTDSRRSQSGAPPVPAEATAAARRRSESRTGRRVAAAGTTKMANQEAAEIQISELDLLSSMFPYEEEFAITDQLALAELKHYVENESAEMPSSKVQFILNVKTEVPSASTVEFSMACALPFKYPTILPEITVRSSLLSRSQQILLNSDLKTYLMQNFSGEPCMLSAREWVKDHAAAYIDKDLSSFSMTSSDATQSEVTMFTRLWIYSHHIYNKQKRKNIIDWAKELSLSGFCMPGKPGVVCVEGLQSSCEEFWSRIRRLTWKRILIRHREDVSLEGGGHAEIQKQRKFSTLEEKCFDAHGARGNHMDLGQLYHFLEEKGCADIFQMYFGVEGH, encoded by the exons ATGACCGACAGCCGCCGCAGCCAATCAGGAGCCCCGCCCGTCCCGGCCGAAGCGACGGCTGCAGCGCGCCGGCGGAGCGAATCTCGTACTGGGAGGAGAGTGGCCGCGGCG GGAACAACAAAAATGGCCAACCAAGAAGCAGCAGAGATACAAATTTCAGAGTTAGATTTACTGTCTAGCATGTTTCCTTATGAGGAAGAGTTTGCCATCACAGACCAGCTGGCTCTAGCTGAACTGAAACACTATGTTGAAAATGAGTCTGCAGAGATGCCATCTTCAAAAGTTCAGTTTATACTGAACGTAAAGACAGAGGTGCCTAGTGCCTCTACG GTGGAATTCTCTATGGCCTGTGCTTTACCATTTAAATATCCGACTATTCTCCCAGAAATTACTGTGAG gtCATCATTATTAAGCCGCTCTCAGCAGATTCTCCTGAACTCTGATCTAAAAACATATTTGATGCAAAACTTCAGTGGCGAGCCCTGCATGCTGAGTGCGAGGGAATGGGTTAAAGACCACGCAGCTGCTTACATTGACAAAGATCTTTCATCCTTCTCAATGACATCCTCAGATGCCACACAGTCAGAAGTCACCATGTTCACTCGATTGTGGATCTACAGTCATCACATTTACaacaagcaaaaaagaaagaatattatTGACTGGGCCAAGGAGCTCTCTCTGTCAGGGTTTTGCATGCCAGGGAAACCAGGTGTTGTTTGTGTAGAAGGTTTACAAAGTAGTTGTGAAGAGTTCTGGTCAAG GATAAGAAGATTAACATGGAAAAGAATCCTTATTCGGCACAGAGAAGATGTTTCTTTGGAAGGCGGAGGACATGCTGAGATCCAGAAGCAACGAAAGTTCTCcactttggaagaaaaatgttttgatgcACATGGTGCCAGGGGAAATCACATGGACTTGGGGCAACTATATcattttttagaagaaaaaggatGTGCTGACATATTTCAAATGTACTTTGGGGTTGAAGGGCATTGA
- the RWDD2B gene encoding RWD domain-containing protein 2B isoform X3 produces MANQEAAEIQISELDLLSSMFPYEEEFAITDQLALAELKHYVENESAEMPSSKVQFILNVKTEVPSASTVEFSMACALPFKYPTILPEITVRSSLLSRSQQILLNSDLKTYLMQNFSGEPCMLSAREWVKDHAAAYIDKDLSSFSMTSSDATQSEVTMFTRLWIYSHHIYNKQKRKNIIDWAKELSLSGFCMPGKPGVVCVEGLQSSCEEFWSRIRRLTWKRILIRHREDVSLEGGGHAEIQKQRKFSTLEEKCFDAHGARGNHMDLGQLYHFLEEKGCADIFQMYFGVEGH; encoded by the exons ATGGCCAACCAAGAAGCAGCAGAGATACAAATTTCAGAGTTAGATTTACTGTCTAGCATGTTTCCTTATGAGGAAGAGTTTGCCATCACAGACCAGCTGGCTCTAGCTGAACTGAAACACTATGTTGAAAATGAGTCTGCAGAGATGCCATCTTCAAAAGTTCAGTTTATACTGAACGTAAAGACAGAGGTGCCTAGTGCCTCTACG GTGGAATTCTCTATGGCCTGTGCTTTACCATTTAAATATCCGACTATTCTCCCAGAAATTACTGTGAG gtCATCATTATTAAGCCGCTCTCAGCAGATTCTCCTGAACTCTGATCTAAAAACATATTTGATGCAAAACTTCAGTGGCGAGCCCTGCATGCTGAGTGCGAGGGAATGGGTTAAAGACCACGCAGCTGCTTACATTGACAAAGATCTTTCATCCTTCTCAATGACATCCTCAGATGCCACACAGTCAGAAGTCACCATGTTCACTCGATTGTGGATCTACAGTCATCACATTTACaacaagcaaaaaagaaagaatattatTGACTGGGCCAAGGAGCTCTCTCTGTCAGGGTTTTGCATGCCAGGGAAACCAGGTGTTGTTTGTGTAGAAGGTTTACAAAGTAGTTGTGAAGAGTTCTGGTCAAG GATAAGAAGATTAACATGGAAAAGAATCCTTATTCGGCACAGAGAAGATGTTTCTTTGGAAGGCGGAGGACATGCTGAGATCCAGAAGCAACGAAAGTTCTCcactttggaagaaaaatgttttgatgcACATGGTGCCAGGGGAAATCACATGGACTTGGGGCAACTATATcattttttagaagaaaaaggatGTGCTGACATATTTCAAATGTACTTTGGGGTTGAAGGGCATTGA
- the RWDD2B gene encoding RWD domain-containing protein 2B isoform X2 — translation MILGTTKMANQEAAEIQISELDLLSSMFPYEEEFAITDQLALAELKHYVENESAEMPSSKVQFILNVKTEVPSASTVEFSMACALPFKYPTILPEITVRSSLLSRSQQILLNSDLKTYLMQNFSGEPCMLSAREWVKDHAAAYIDKDLSSFSMTSSDATQSEVTMFTRLWIYSHHIYNKQKRKNIIDWAKELSLSGFCMPGKPGVVCVEGLQSSCEEFWSRIRRLTWKRILIRHREDVSLEGGGHAEIQKQRKFSTLEEKCFDAHGARGNHMDLGQLYHFLEEKGCADIFQMYFGVEGH, via the exons atgatcctt GGAACAACAAAAATGGCCAACCAAGAAGCAGCAGAGATACAAATTTCAGAGTTAGATTTACTGTCTAGCATGTTTCCTTATGAGGAAGAGTTTGCCATCACAGACCAGCTGGCTCTAGCTGAACTGAAACACTATGTTGAAAATGAGTCTGCAGAGATGCCATCTTCAAAAGTTCAGTTTATACTGAACGTAAAGACAGAGGTGCCTAGTGCCTCTACG GTGGAATTCTCTATGGCCTGTGCTTTACCATTTAAATATCCGACTATTCTCCCAGAAATTACTGTGAG gtCATCATTATTAAGCCGCTCTCAGCAGATTCTCCTGAACTCTGATCTAAAAACATATTTGATGCAAAACTTCAGTGGCGAGCCCTGCATGCTGAGTGCGAGGGAATGGGTTAAAGACCACGCAGCTGCTTACATTGACAAAGATCTTTCATCCTTCTCAATGACATCCTCAGATGCCACACAGTCAGAAGTCACCATGTTCACTCGATTGTGGATCTACAGTCATCACATTTACaacaagcaaaaaagaaagaatattatTGACTGGGCCAAGGAGCTCTCTCTGTCAGGGTTTTGCATGCCAGGGAAACCAGGTGTTGTTTGTGTAGAAGGTTTACAAAGTAGTTGTGAAGAGTTCTGGTCAAG GATAAGAAGATTAACATGGAAAAGAATCCTTATTCGGCACAGAGAAGATGTTTCTTTGGAAGGCGGAGGACATGCTGAGATCCAGAAGCAACGAAAGTTCTCcactttggaagaaaaatgttttgatgcACATGGTGCCAGGGGAAATCACATGGACTTGGGGCAACTATATcattttttagaagaaaaaggatGTGCTGACATATTTCAAATGTACTTTGGGGTTGAAGGGCATTGA